In the genome of Carassius carassius chromosome 12, fCarCar2.1, whole genome shotgun sequence, the window TTTCTGTTCTCAGTATTTCATTTGACTCAGGTTTTTGTGATCTGGTGTGTTTTCTAATGCTGGATAGAGAGTGAGTCAGCAATTACAGCGCATGAGTCAGCAGAGGCCAGTGTGACCACAAACACACTCCCAGAGGACACTTTCACACAGCAAACTTCTGTGACAGAACACAAGACCTGAGAGAGGGCAACAAGGACAATagactgaaaaagaaagaaagaaagaaagaaagaaagaaagaaagaaagaaagaatgaaagaaagaaagaaagaaagaaagaaaaagaaagaaagaaaaagaaagaaagaaagtgatagGTTTTTCTTCTCATTAATTTAGGTCTGATTATTTCACTAAAATTATGTGGGGTGGTGTTGGcccagtggataagacacatgcctttggtatgagagacctgggttcaaatccactgtgaatcccctgagcaagacacttaacccctagttgctccagaggtgtgtgacctctgacatatatagcaattgtaagtcgctttggataaaagcatcagctaaatgaataaaatgtaaaatacattgcTGTAGTGACAAGAATAACATTAAACTTGAAATTAACTGTTGGCTCAAGACAATGGCTCTGATCAAAGAAAAGGTTCAATTTTGTTTTTGCCCAACATTCTAGATTTTTAGCAAAACCTATTTTTGTGAACTAGTCCTAGGTCCTTCGCCTGATCAGAACCAAACCAGTGCAGAAAGATTCTCTGGAAAGTGAATATCAATTTAATTTTCCATTCATGTTCATGAAAGGATGTCAAAACATTCAAAGGGAGTGGGGCCACTTTTACTAAAACACTTTTGAAAGGAATGAGACATTTTCACCAAACTTGGTACTAAATGGGCTAAATCTgaggtcacaaaaaaaaaaaacatgcagtttGGCCTTTTGATGTATGAATCGCTGAAATGCTTGAGTTCAGTGAAGCTCTGGTGTTTTCTATAGGCTAAATCCCTAAAAATGGTTTATTTCAGAGCCCAGACCACTGTGGTTTTCTAAAGACCTGTCAGTATGGATCGGCCtactgtcattcattcatttatttgagcAGTGAAGCGGCACAGACTATGAAAATCTTTTTTCAAAACCTTTTGCATATGAGGACATTGAAGATATGAAAATGAGCTTGGAGAACTCTTAGGATTGGTGACATACTAACAATCTAATGTTTGAGTTGATTCACATAAAACTTACTAGTTGTAATGCTGCAGGGGATACAATAGGttagatattaattttattaattttatatgctTTTCACTCATATTTTaagagtaaaatatgcatacataatCCAAAAATCTTTTGTGAGCTCTATCCAAGGTGCTGAAGCAGCTTTGTCTCTTACTATAAAGAAAGAGATGGAGATAAAATTCAAACCAGCCAGGTGCATCATTACCGTAAACGTCTACTTAGCTTCATTCAAACATAATTCATTCAAAGAAGGATCGGAAAGACAACAGGTGGTTCCAGGGTGACGAACAGCTTCCGGCATCTGGAGACCGAGGACAGACGACGCTGAACGTGACGCACGCTGATGACGCCTGCACAGCAGAACTGGCGTGTTACGGTGACATTTCCCCGGTACACCGGGGAGTGAATCTAATCGGGCTAAGCGAATCACAACAACTGATAGTTACAAAGCCTTTTCCCCATTCTTATTAACCTCCACTTATCGGGAACCGGAAGACAATGGTCATTAAAATTTCCAACATAAAGTTTGGTTTATTCAAGTTACACTTTGCAGCCATGGTGCgcaaaatgaagacaaaactatGTTAAAAAAGGCTTTGAATGAGTTATTTATTAATGTGACCAACTAGTAGACAATTAACACGTTGAAAATCAtactttattaaacatttatggaataaaatgtagaCAGGCTACTTATTCATTAACTTAGGCTATTTGTCTCGCCAAAGCTAAATGTCCGTTCACTCCGAGACGGATAGCGTCCTAACTAACGGACAGTAACGCTGTGTTTATTACAAGCTTTTCATGGGGTGGATTTCCATGTCCTCTTAGAATTAGAATGATTACTGaaactttatagttatagttatcgtcgcttggtgtgaacggtccttaaTTTCAAAGTAGCCTAGTTTATACTAAATAGACACTCAAATAATAGGCAATTTTACCCTTTGATTTTCCTTTGTCATGTTCTTAACTGATACTGTTGTTATACGTTTGAAAAGCCTTTATCTGGggcaaaataatttattatggtGGAAATAAAATTCATACCATTTTCACTAAATTAGCCTAATATTGaaattattaatgtttgttttaatttgtaaaaataataatacaaaaataaataggaaaaaaatCACTAGCTTTAATGTgacctttatttaacaaaaaaaaacatattttagattaaaaaaaacgattttaataaataataattatattttgaacaaCATAAAGGCGAGTAGGCtatagatgagttttttttttattttgagtaaaataGCCTATCaatttaaatgcatgttaaagGCAGGCAGAATTTTTGAGGTTAGGGCAGATAAAAAAAGATatccaaaatattatatattaattaaaaaaaaacctccaggaaaaagaaaaaaagagcccAATGTTGAgcgaatgacagaatttttattttagtgaattATCCATTTAAATGCATGCTAAAAGACTGGAGATAAAACGTCATggcagataaaaataaaatctacaaaatattatatttcaataaaaattaaactcaggACAAAAAAGTGCCCAAATCTGAACAAATATCCACATAGCTATGCATGCAGCAAATGTGACGTTACATTacagaatgcagtattgagttgTTGAGATTCAAGTGAGCTCCATGAATCAGGTAGGCCTATTTGCCTTTTTTTATCTTTCTCTTTTAGCTTCCAAACCACAGGCTTTACAAAGACCCCTGCGCACACCGTGCATCACGAATAAAGAAGCGACTGCAAGGCGCTGTTCAGTGTTTCCTCTCGTCGTTTTCACCTTTCGCCTGATGGGGCCACCCTTGCACCTCTTGGACTCCccatctttctctttctctctctctctctctctctctctctctctctctctctcctaaaCACACACGCCCGGATGGATGACTTCACTGTTCCGCCCGGGTTTCCTTTATGATCGCAGTTTCTCCCGTATCTTACAGCAGAATAACCCGACCGCCGTTGTAGTCTACACTCAGCcgcgcactctctctctttctcgctcgctctctcatACTGCACCGAGCACTCCAGTCCGTTTGGTAGTTGGCGGTGCGAGGGGTCTAACATTTACGCACGGGGATATCtacgcaaaaacaaacaaacaaaacaaaaacagaagtgcACTTGTTTTTCGGGGATAGTTGCCATATCCACCGTAACTGCCTATCTACATCAGTTCTTTAGCGCCTTCTGAGTCGCGAGCCCATCCTACAACAGTCATGTCCGAGGTTCTGCCATACGGAGAGGGGAAAATGAGCGGATACGGAGCGGACAACGATGTAAGTCAGATGTCCTTCAGCTGCGGGCTGCAGGACACCAACTCATTCTTCGGAGCGTCGCAGGCGAAAAGACCTCCAAAACTTGGACAGATCGGCAGAGCAAAGAGAGGTGAGGATGTTGTCCTGCTGGAAGATAACTTACTGACGTTAAAGGGATACTCTTGTTTTCGCTCACTTTTTCTTATGtgcaacacaaaatgagatgttagAAAGAATGACAGCCTCTCGGTCACCGCACTTTCATTGCACGGAGAAAAAAAATGTGATCGGGACCGAGCCTGTCAGTTCATAACATTCCATAAAAGAAACCCAtatggttttggaacaacataaagacGAGCAAAAGCcggaattttaattttaaagtgaattatcaatttaaatgcattttaaacgaTTGGATAATATTTTGACGTTATGAgtttaacatttgtaaaaatttCAAACTGTCACCGGTCTTCCGCAATATGACCAAAGGCGATTTCATTCAACCCGACTGAGGAATGCCCTTGATTTAGGTGATATTGTTACGCATTTAATGTGCACTTTGATCATTTGAATTCGTTTGTGGTGTATTGCGTCTTGTTGCGCAGTTTCAAAACGCACAAACCACACATGGTAGATTGGCGAAGTCTTGACATCAGCTGTCTTGTTTTCTTCTTTCCAGTGGTCATCGAGGACGACCGAATAGATGAGGTGCTTAAAGGCATGACCGACAAATCATCACCGGACGTGTAAACCCGTGCGATGCCTTGCAGACATTTCGATTTTTATCACCGATTCGAAGCACTTGTCGGTTGTGCATGTAAAGATGATTGCAAAGAGATGGAGAGACGGTGGCACGATGCTCGAACCACGAGGAGACTAAACTAAAAAGGGAAAAGGAGAATTAAGAAGGGAGAGACGGAATTTCCTTTGGGGTTTGCTGGCAATTCTACAATATAAACGACAACCCGAATGGAAGCTTTGAGGAAGATGTCGGAGATGTTGAGGTTGCGCGCGCTGCGGGTCTGTGAATAAGGGTGGATTGACTTGCCATTATTATTCCACGACCATCATCTTCCAAAAGCGCTGTAAACAACACAAAGTTCAACCGAAGACTGAACCGCATCTTAAGCTCTGTTACTATGTACAGTATCTTAGCTCGAAGACCTTccccttaacacacacacacacacacacatagatctgCCTTGAGCGTCAAATTCTATCCGACTGCTGCTTTTAGAGACATTTTAGATTTAACACACAAAAAGACTTTAAGCGCTCCCATAAtgataaatgaattatatttacgGATGGTGCAATGTGAATATTTTCTCTCGCTATTTTGCGTCATATTCTTTTTCAAAAATTGAGAAGTTTATCATACACATGCCCACAGGTGTTGAAGCGTGTAGTCTTTAAAGCGTCGTTTGGTGATCTGTTGTTTTGCCCTTCACTGCAGCTGATTTGCGCACCTGCGCCACGGATTCACATCATCAGTACAAGCACAAAGGAACATTGTGCGTGCCACCTCTTGTAATTAACCCAACACGAATGCATCTCGATTTCTTCCAAAGCAtaagttttttatttagttttccaTCAGCTCCTCACATTTCTTCAGTCGTGTCCATCTCTTTGCATGAACTTTCACTCCGGTGCCAACAGAGGTGCCGCCATGAATCTTACCCTGGCAcgcttctttttaaaaaaagtcatatttgtatttttatatctaaatatttgttatttaaaatgatatGCTAGTATGTCGTCTTAAAGATTTATCAACAATGATGTTTATA includes:
- the LOC132154657 gene encoding calcium/calmodulin-dependent protein kinase II inhibitor 2-like, whose amino-acid sequence is MSEVLPYGEGKMSGYGADNDVSQMSFSCGLQDTNSFFGASQAKRPPKLGQIGRAKRVVIEDDRIDEVLKGMTDKSSPDV